The Sorangiineae bacterium MSr11954 DNA segment AGAAGCGGGGGGACTCGAGCGCGCCGCGTGCCTTGCGGAGGGGTGCTCGTTCGTCGTGTGGAACAATCCTACGCCTGTCGTGGCTGCTATTGTTCAGGCGGGGGAGGATGTGATCCTGGTGAGGGGGAGGGGATGGCCCGAGAAGATGTTCGGGTTGGTGACGGGGTTCATCGAGGCCGGCGAGCAACCCGGGGATGCCGCCGTGCGCGAGGTTCGAGAAGAGCTCGGGCTCGACGCGGAGATCGTGGGGTTGGTCGGCGCTTATGGCTTTTTTGCGATGAACCAGCTCATTGTTGCGTACCACCTCCGCGTGCAGGGCGAGGTGCAGCTCGGGGAGGAGCTCGAGGCGTTCAAGCGGATCCGCATCACCAAGCTGCGTCCGTGGGACTTCGGGACGGGCGCCGCCGTCCGGGATTGGCTTGAAGCGCGCGGGAGCGCATCGGGGTGAAGCGGTAGCGGGCTCCGCGGCGGTTCCGGCACAGTACCGTCGCCGTTCGCAGCTCCGATGCCAGGTCGTGCGGCGAGCTCTCAACGCGGACCAAAACGTGTGCTAGGTTCCTCTTCGTTTCCACCGGGGAGTCGCACAGTCCGGTAGTGCACGAGCTTTGGGTGCTCGTCGTCGCGGGTTCAAATCCCGCCTCCCCGACCCAGATTTGCCGGTGTTTTAGGCAGTCGTCGAACAGCCGTCCAAACGCCGTGGCGATGGTGGCGTCGACGGCAAGCAGCGCACAGCTTCGCAGAGCGGCTGCCGGTCCCGTGTCGCATAGGCATCGATGATGTGGCTCGCATGGCGATGTGGCTCGCATGGCGTGCGGATTGAACGTCCACCCCCGATGGCATGGCTCGGAACATGTCCATGTGCCGGGTACCGGATAGCCGTACGACGCGCTCTCCGTGGCGGCGCGCCGAGCATGGTCGCCGGGCGTCGATGTGGCGGCATCTTCGTTTCGTGCAGGTCAGGGAACATGTTCGGTATTCGGTATTTCGGCGGACCCAAAGGCGGTCGGCGCGCTCGTCTACCAACGATGGCCAGGTCTCATCGGCGAAGCTTGTACTCGAGTGTGTACATACAGCCATTGTAATAACTGCGGCCCGTGCCCTGCGACCAATCGTCATTCCAGCTTATTTCCGCCCATTCATTCGTGCTCATGGTGGATACCTCGCGCGTCGTACAGTTGTCGCCGCTGTTCGACGAAGCGAAGTACGCATCTTCGAGCCTTCCATCGACGAACGAGACAAGCGTATTTCGGTAGGGCATGCAGTAGACGCCGGCATCCTGGTCAGGCAGCGCGTTCGACGTCACATCGTAATACGCTCGGCCTTTTTGGGGGACGCACTTCGTTGCCGGCGGTGGGGGTGGCGGTGCTGCCGGCCGATGCAACACATACTGAAAAGGTATGACGCATCCTGGTGACGTCAAGCGCCCCATGCCGAAGGACCAATCCTGGTTCCACTCGATTTCTCCCTTCAACTCGTCCTCCGAGCGACCGGGAAGCGTCAGGATCGTCTTGCAATTGCCCTCCGTGTTCTTCGTGGAAAGCGCGTCGTTGAAACGCCCGTCGATGAACGAGACCTGCCTCGCCCACGTGCTCATGTCCGGGCACGCTCGCCCCCACGGCTCCCCGGGATTCGAATCGTAGGCAGCTACGCCCCGCGGTACCACGCACGTGCGCCCAAGGTATGAGTAGCTCTCATTTCCGCTGGAGCATGCGACAGCGACGAACGCGCCGGCCAAAGTGATTCCCACTGTCCTTCTTCGCGGGGGCATTCTTGCGTGATCGCACGCGGTCGTGGGTGCGTCCATGGACGGTATCGCTAGAGCTTTATAATCGAGCACGCTCACATTGCGCGACATCTTCTTCATGTGTTCTTCCTGCAAGATGTCCACAAAACTCTAAGCCGGATGGTGCCCCCA contains these protein-coding regions:
- a CDS encoding NUDIX domain-containing protein produces the protein MAAIVQAGEDVILVRGRGWPEKMFGLVTGFIEAGEQPGDAAVREVREELGLDAEIVGLVGAYGFFAMNQLIVAYHLRVQGEVQLGEELEAFKRIRITKLRPWDFGTGAAVRDWLEARGSASG